In a genomic window of Occallatibacter riparius:
- a CDS encoding DUF4406 domain-containing protein, with protein sequence MKTTPSLMILIAGPYRSGTGDDPALMEKNLRTLEDAALPLFRAGHIPVIGEWLALPLLREAGCERPGDAAWEEILYPVANRLITRCDGVLRLPGASKGADEDVRLAMELGLQVWFKLEDVPGCGVTIA encoded by the coding sequence ATGAAGACCACTCCCTCCCTCATGATCCTGATTGCTGGTCCTTATCGCTCGGGAACCGGAGACGATCCCGCGCTCATGGAAAAGAATCTCCGCACACTCGAAGATGCGGCTCTCCCTCTCTTCCGGGCCGGCCACATCCCCGTGATTGGCGAATGGCTTGCGCTGCCGCTGCTCAGGGAAGCCGGTTGCGAACGGCCCGGCGATGCCGCCTGGGAAGAGATCCTCTACCCCGTGGCCAATCGCCTCATTACCCGCTGCGATGGCGTACTCCGTCTGCCCGGCGCTTCCAAAGGCGCCGACGAAGATGTGCGCCTCGCAATGGAACTCGGCCTCCAGGTCTGGTTCAAATTGGAAGATGTGCCGGGCTGCGGCGTAACCATCGCTTAG
- a CDS encoding ABC transporter permease translates to MRLFQFLRRRSDLAEELASHLKMAIADRIARGQSPADARASALREFGSVPMIADVTREQWRWLRLDLLVQDLRYALRQLYRSPGFTVTVVLTLALGIGANSAIFTLVHGILLRSLPVNDPSRLYRIGDKDDCCYFNNFQNDNGDFDLFSYDLYLRLKQAAPEFEQLAAVEAGGNSYTVRRGAAPAQPMRTEYVSGNYFSTLGISAYAGRVLNDTDDSPGAAPALVLSYKTWQSDYGADASIIGSTVYVQMHPFVVAGIAPPGFFGDRVIANPPDLWMPLASEPLLEGANSAVKQDDELWLYPIGRVSHGVNIEALQAKLSITLRQWLATRPLYTDHGEAALIPRQHVTLAPAGGGIQKLQQQTGAGLRLLMILSTVVLLIACANTANLLLARSTARRAGVAVRMALGAARRRIIRQVLTESVLLSLIGGAAGLAVAYAGSHMMLALAFPRARNMPIAATPSLSVLGFAFLVSLLTGVVFGMAPAWMSSHARPADALRGANRSSGDSASLPQRALVVLQVALSVVLLAGAFLMTRSLRNLEHQDFGIATTNRFVLQFDPKGTGYTLDRLPALYRQIEERFSALPAMSHVSLVRYIPLGGNMWGSCVIPQGHPAPGPNDHCMSVWDRASNQFLDSIGVPIVRGRNFSPQDTATSQQVAVVNQAFAKQFFPHEDPIGKHFGVNKPQYSGAFEIVGVFADFKMTDPRRDIGPLFFRPLSQQFTGYQESESDAGEKSSMFVSFIILDFAQVPPDAEALSRKTLAAIDPNLTVLRFSPYDAEIAGNFNQDRLLARLTSLFGILALVLASVGLYGVMSYYVVRRTGEIGIRMALGAARSAVVLMVLRNALGQILIGLALGVPAALLAGHLMASLLYKVSGYDLLAFSGAILLLTICATVAGFIPARRAASIDPMQALRTE, encoded by the coding sequence GTGAGACTGTTTCAGTTTTTGCGGCGCAGATCCGATCTGGCAGAAGAACTTGCGAGTCATCTGAAGATGGCAATCGCCGACCGCATCGCAAGGGGGCAATCGCCCGCGGACGCGCGGGCATCGGCGCTGCGCGAATTCGGGAGCGTCCCCATGATCGCGGATGTAACGCGCGAGCAGTGGCGATGGTTGCGCCTGGACTTATTGGTCCAGGACCTGCGCTACGCATTGAGGCAGTTGTACAGGTCGCCGGGCTTCACAGTGACGGTAGTGCTCACGCTGGCTCTCGGCATAGGCGCGAACTCCGCCATCTTTACCCTTGTACACGGCATCCTGTTGCGCTCGCTTCCGGTGAATGATCCTTCCCGTCTCTACCGCATCGGAGACAAGGATGATTGCTGCTACTTTAATAACTTCCAGAATGACAATGGCGACTTCGATCTCTTCTCCTACGATCTCTACCTTCGCCTCAAGCAGGCAGCGCCGGAATTCGAACAGCTAGCAGCGGTCGAAGCCGGAGGCAACAGCTACACCGTGCGCAGAGGTGCAGCGCCGGCACAACCCATGCGGACAGAGTATGTCTCCGGCAACTACTTCAGCACTCTCGGCATTTCCGCCTATGCGGGCCGCGTACTGAACGATACTGATGACTCGCCCGGAGCGGCTCCTGCCCTTGTCTTGAGCTATAAGACCTGGCAGTCCGATTACGGCGCCGACGCCTCGATCATCGGCTCCACAGTCTATGTACAAATGCACCCGTTTGTCGTCGCAGGCATCGCTCCTCCCGGCTTCTTTGGCGATCGTGTCATCGCCAATCCGCCTGACCTCTGGATGCCCTTAGCAAGTGAGCCCCTGCTTGAAGGCGCGAATTCGGCCGTGAAGCAAGACGACGAGTTATGGCTCTATCCAATAGGCAGAGTAAGTCACGGCGTAAACATCGAAGCTCTGCAAGCTAAGTTGTCCATAACTCTGCGGCAGTGGCTGGCCACTCGCCCGCTCTACACGGACCATGGCGAAGCGGCCTTGATACCACGGCAGCATGTAACTCTGGCTCCCGCTGGCGGAGGTATCCAGAAACTACAGCAACAAACCGGTGCCGGCCTGCGTCTGTTGATGATTCTCTCCACAGTCGTTCTTCTCATCGCCTGCGCCAACACGGCCAACCTGTTGCTTGCGCGCTCCACCGCCCGGCGCGCTGGCGTAGCCGTGCGCATGGCCCTTGGAGCGGCGCGGCGCAGAATCATTCGTCAGGTCCTTACCGAGAGTGTGCTGCTCAGCCTCATCGGAGGAGCCGCAGGACTGGCCGTCGCCTATGCGGGCTCGCACATGATGCTGGCCCTCGCCTTCCCCCGTGCCAGAAACATGCCCATCGCCGCGACCCCTTCCCTCTCCGTGCTCGGATTTGCATTCCTCGTCTCGCTGCTGACAGGCGTCGTCTTCGGCATGGCCCCGGCATGGATGTCCTCGCATGCGCGGCCAGCCGATGCTCTTCGAGGAGCGAACCGCTCCAGCGGAGACAGTGCATCCTTGCCGCAAAGAGCGCTGGTCGTTCTGCAAGTGGCTTTATCCGTGGTCCTGCTCGCAGGCGCGTTTCTCATGACCAGGTCCCTCCGCAATCTGGAGCATCAGGACTTCGGCATCGCGACCACAAATCGCTTCGTACTGCAATTCGATCCCAAAGGCACTGGCTACACACTCGACCGGCTCCCCGCCCTCTACCGTCAGATCGAAGAGCGTTTCTCTGCATTGCCGGCAATGAGCCATGTAAGCCTGGTCCGCTACATCCCATTGGGTGGCAACATGTGGGGTTCCTGCGTCATTCCTCAAGGGCATCCTGCCCCGGGGCCAAACGATCATTGCATGTCCGTCTGGGATCGTGCCAGCAATCAGTTTCTTGATTCCATCGGCGTCCCCATTGTGCGCGGGCGCAATTTCTCTCCACAGGACACCGCGACGTCGCAACAGGTAGCCGTTGTGAACCAGGCCTTCGCCAAACAGTTCTTTCCCCATGAGGACCCGATAGGAAAGCATTTTGGAGTCAACAAACCGCAGTATTCCGGAGCTTTCGAAATCGTCGGTGTCTTTGCCGATTTCAAGATGACCGATCCGCGCCGGGACATAGGACCGCTCTTCTTTCGTCCGCTGTCTCAACAGTTCACCGGTTATCAGGAGTCGGAATCAGACGCAGGCGAAAAGAGCTCCATGTTCGTCAGTTTCATCATTCTCGACTTCGCCCAGGTGCCTCCCGATGCCGAGGCTCTCTCCCGCAAGACACTCGCCGCCATTGATCCAAATCTAACCGTCCTGCGCTTCAGCCCTTACGATGCGGAAATTGCCGGGAACTTTAATCAGGACCGACTCCTTGCGAGGCTCACCAGTCTGTTCGGAATCCTGGCACTCGTGCTGGCTTCCGTCGGCCTCTACGGAGTGATGTCGTACTACGTGGTGCGGCGCACGGGCGAGATCGGCATCCGCATGGCTCTCGGCGCTGCGCGTTCTGCCGTAGTGCTCATGGTCCTGCGCAACGCGCTCGGTCAGATTCTTATCGGCCTTGCGCTCGGAGTTCCCGCTGCGCTTCTCGCAGGTCATCTCATGGCCAGCCTTCTCTACAAGGTCAGCGGTTACGATCTGCTGGCTTTTTCCGGAGCGATTCTGCTGTTGACGATTTGCGCCACGGTGGCAGGATTCATCCCCGCGCGACGCGCCGCTTCCATCGACCCGATGCAGGCACTCAGGACGGAGTAG
- a CDS encoding PadR family transcriptional regulator — MKRKKMLRGPDFFTIVELMPERSYLGELELMLLLAVIHLGEEAYGVPIARELEKYRKADVAVSSVYAALERLQAKGLITSMLGDPTPERGGKAKRFFRITKEGRRQVQEMRRVLTHLWQKMPDMKMGAAEES; from the coding sequence TTGAAGCGAAAAAAGATGTTGCGTGGGCCGGATTTCTTCACTATTGTGGAACTAATGCCAGAGCGAAGCTACCTTGGCGAACTGGAATTGATGCTTCTTCTCGCCGTGATCCACCTTGGCGAGGAGGCATACGGCGTCCCCATCGCGCGCGAACTGGAAAAATACCGCAAGGCGGATGTTGCGGTTAGCAGCGTGTACGCGGCGCTCGAGCGCCTCCAAGCGAAAGGGCTGATCACTTCCATGCTTGGTGATCCGACTCCGGAGCGGGGCGGCAAGGCCAAGCGCTTCTTTCGGATTACAAAAGAAGGAAGGCGTCAAGTACAGGAAATGCGCCGGGTTCTCACGCACCTCTGGCAGAAGATGCCCGACATGAAAATGGGTGCGGCGGAGGAGAGTTGA
- a CDS encoding PadR family transcriptional regulator: MATKNSYQNRIELLQGTLDMLILKTLQWGEQHGYGISQAIRANSGDVLQVETGSLYPALHRLERQGWVKAEWKKSESNQRAKFYKITKLGKEQLASDYERWGRMVATIEGIMTAK, from the coding sequence GTGGCAACGAAGAATTCCTACCAGAACCGAATCGAACTCCTGCAGGGAACGCTGGACATGCTGATACTCAAGACGCTCCAGTGGGGAGAACAGCATGGTTACGGCATCAGCCAGGCCATCCGGGCGAACTCCGGAGATGTCCTGCAGGTCGAAACCGGCTCGCTCTATCCGGCTCTTCATCGATTGGAGCGCCAAGGCTGGGTCAAGGCTGAGTGGAAGAAGAGCGAAAGCAATCAGCGCGCCAAGTTCTACAAGATCACGAAGCTGGGCAAAGAGCAGCTGGCCTCCGACTATGAACGTTGGGGAAGGATGGTCGCCACCATTGAAGGAATCATGACTGCAAAGTGA
- a CDS encoding ABC transporter permease, with product MSWTRFFQRRARREESAAELEAYLEAETQDNIERGMPPAEARRAAHIKLGNVTNILGNMAQQDSVSWLETLWQDVRYGFRMLLKHRGFALVSLLTLALGIGANTAIFTVVDATLIRPLPFPNANRVVMAWEHRMPDGERQNVTSPATFLRWQQDNTVFDQMAAIFNDSSILSGGDVPEQIATASVSPNFFSILGVNAALGRVFVPEQDGKSNSNRVAVLSFDTWQRRFASDPGVLGQAITLDDKPYTVVGVMPRGFDFFVKQGSFSQKKPQIWVAMNFSPENRTSHGRYLQAIGLLRQGVTLGHAQDAMLSLQSRLEAEDPASMKNWSVNLVPLRAQLTGEVAQGLRLLLAAVGMVLLIACANVATLNLARASARRHEIAIRMALGAAAKRVVRQVLTESCLLSLMGGAAGFCLGYLCLAVLKSIAPANLIPLDALRLDWRVFAFATAVSVLSGLLFGTIPALDAARTAPREPLQEGAGTVSSGENRGVARRILVVSEIAIALVLLMGASLLIRSFYRIVAVDPGFRPQNVLTAWVQFPNARYQKDEQKNQFFERLLDSVRAIPGVRSASADGFLPFAGIIAATAVQVEGRPVLPISQLPVADVSLVEPGFFETLGIPLISGRTFNQSEAFQATGNVVISQSMAQTLWPHEDPIGKRVTIYMKRDNKPSTVIGVVGDVKHAGLASAVRPTAYWSYPELGFQFMTLVIRTDGDPRAFIPALREAVLRIDKDQPLADVVPMETLLSMSVARTRFATQVMAAFALIAFLLAIVGIYGVVSYDVEQRGREIGIRIALGAQRAGVIGLMLKRGMVLAGIGIGLGIAASLGLTRLLTSVLYQTRPNEPILIALDCAALAMVSLFASYIAVRRITRIDPMAMLRRE from the coding sequence ATGAGTTGGACACGCTTCTTTCAGCGCCGCGCCCGCCGCGAAGAGTCGGCGGCCGAACTCGAAGCCTATCTCGAAGCTGAAACCCAGGACAACATCGAGCGCGGGATGCCCCCTGCCGAAGCGCGCCGGGCCGCCCACATCAAGCTTGGCAACGTCACCAACATCCTCGGCAACATGGCACAGCAGGATAGCGTCAGTTGGCTCGAGACGCTATGGCAGGACGTCCGCTACGGCTTTCGCATGCTGCTCAAGCATCGCGGATTTGCCCTCGTTTCCCTGCTCACGCTTGCCCTCGGAATTGGCGCCAATACCGCCATCTTTACCGTCGTCGACGCGACTCTCATCCGCCCGCTGCCGTTTCCTAATGCCAACCGCGTCGTCATGGCCTGGGAACACCGCATGCCCGATGGGGAACGCCAGAACGTGACTTCGCCCGCCACATTTCTGCGATGGCAGCAGGACAATACCGTCTTCGATCAGATGGCGGCCATATTCAACGACTCCTCGATCCTTTCTGGCGGCGATGTGCCGGAACAAATCGCGACCGCATCGGTCTCTCCGAATTTCTTCTCCATTCTTGGCGTGAATGCCGCTCTCGGTCGCGTTTTTGTGCCCGAGCAGGATGGCAAGTCAAATTCGAACCGCGTCGCCGTTCTCAGCTTCGACACATGGCAGCGGCGCTTCGCATCCGATCCCGGCGTGCTTGGCCAGGCCATTACTCTCGATGACAAGCCCTATACCGTTGTGGGCGTCATGCCGCGCGGATTTGACTTCTTCGTCAAGCAGGGATCGTTCTCCCAGAAGAAGCCCCAGATCTGGGTGGCCATGAATTTCTCTCCCGAGAACCGCACCTCTCATGGCAGATACCTGCAGGCGATCGGTCTCTTACGTCAGGGCGTCACGCTCGGCCACGCGCAGGACGCGATGCTCAGCCTCCAGTCCCGGCTCGAGGCAGAAGATCCCGCTTCCATGAAGAACTGGAGCGTGAATCTTGTTCCCTTGCGTGCACAACTCACCGGTGAGGTCGCGCAGGGACTGCGCCTGCTCCTCGCCGCCGTGGGAATGGTGCTGCTCATCGCGTGCGCCAACGTCGCTACGCTGAACCTGGCTCGCGCCTCCGCGCGTCGACATGAAATCGCCATCCGCATGGCACTTGGAGCCGCCGCCAAGCGGGTGGTGCGCCAGGTCCTCACGGAAAGCTGCCTGCTCTCCCTCATGGGCGGGGCGGCCGGCTTCTGTTTGGGCTACCTTTGCCTCGCTGTCCTCAAATCCATCGCGCCCGCCAATCTCATTCCGCTCGATGCGCTTCGGCTCGACTGGCGCGTGTTTGCATTCGCCACTGCCGTTTCCGTGCTCTCCGGCCTTCTCTTCGGCACCATCCCCGCCCTCGACGCCGCGCGCACCGCGCCTCGCGAGCCCTTGCAGGAGGGGGCAGGAACTGTAAGTAGCGGCGAAAATCGCGGTGTCGCTCGCCGCATCCTAGTCGTAAGTGAGATCGCCATCGCCCTTGTGCTGTTGATGGGTGCGAGCCTGCTCATTCGCAGCTTCTATCGCATCGTCGCCGTCGATCCCGGGTTCCGTCCGCAGAACGTGCTCACCGCGTGGGTCCAGTTCCCGAACGCCCGCTACCAGAAGGACGAACAGAAGAACCAGTTCTTCGAGCGGCTGCTCGACTCGGTTCGGGCCATACCCGGCGTCCGCTCCGCAAGCGCTGACGGCTTCCTTCCCTTCGCCGGCATCATCGCCGCCACGGCCGTGCAGGTCGAAGGACGCCCGGTGCTCCCCATCTCCCAACTGCCCGTAGCGGACGTCTCTCTTGTTGAACCCGGCTTCTTTGAAACCCTCGGCATTCCCCTCATCAGCGGCCGCACGTTCAATCAGAGTGAAGCCTTCCAGGCCACCGGCAACGTGGTCATCAGTCAGTCCATGGCGCAGACGCTATGGCCGCACGAGGACCCCATCGGCAAGCGCGTCACCATCTATATGAAACGCGACAATAAGCCGAGCACCGTCATCGGTGTCGTTGGCGACGTGAAACATGCTGGCCTCGCCAGCGCCGTGCGTCCCACTGCCTACTGGTCCTACCCCGAACTCGGGTTTCAATTCATGACCCTTGTCATTCGTACCGACGGCGATCCCCGTGCATTCATCCCCGCGCTGCGCGAGGCCGTATTGCGTATTGACAAGGATCAGCCGCTCGCCGATGTCGTCCCCATGGAAACGCTGCTCTCCATGTCAGTAGCGCGTACCCGTTTTGCCACCCAGGTCATGGCGGCATTCGCGTTGATCGCCTTCCTTCTCGCCATCGTCGGAATCTACGGAGTGGTCTCCTACGATGTTGAACAGCGCGGCCGCGAAATTGGCATACGCATCGCCCTCGGCGCGCAACGAGCCGGCGTCATCGGCCTGATGCTGAAGCGCGGAATGGTGCTGGCAGGTATCGGCATCGGGCTTGGCATCGCCGCGTCGCTTGGGCTCACGCGCCTCCTCACCAGCGTGCTCTACCAGACGCGCCCCAACGAGCCCATCCTCATCGCGCTCGACTGTGCGGCTCTCGCCATGGTGTCGCTTTTCGCCAGCTACATCGCCGTTCGCCGCATCACCCGCATCGATCCAATGGCCATGTTGCGACGAGAGTAG
- a CDS encoding alpha/beta fold hydrolase yields MKGLYPLLSFALACAAAPAQQDAAKPADTTAHTVQMIPVENDVKLEVVDWGGSGPPVILLAGLRFDAHVYDTFAPKMTAMYHVYGITRRGFGASSAPAPDCQNYSATRLGEDVLAVMNALHITRPVLIGHSLAGEELSYIGAHAPEKVAGLVYLDAANSYAYYNASASHGDPIVDAELLRAEIQDLVFPASPKEMRTRTEHLLNVSIPHYQRDLQETLKQFEGMPDTIPGPPITPDLRIGVAIQRGVERFEGVKCPVLAIFADPHSFGPAGAQDPSKLAQMVAEDKARVSEQADAFQAGNPQARVVRIPNADHFIFRSNEADVLREINAFMATLH; encoded by the coding sequence TTGAAAGGACTGTATCCACTTCTATCGTTCGCCTTAGCCTGTGCAGCCGCTCCCGCGCAACAGGATGCTGCTAAACCCGCAGACACCACCGCTCACACCGTTCAGATGATCCCGGTAGAAAATGATGTGAAATTGGAAGTGGTTGACTGGGGCGGCTCGGGACCTCCCGTGATTCTGCTTGCAGGCCTTCGATTCGACGCCCACGTCTATGACACATTCGCGCCGAAGATGACCGCGATGTATCACGTGTATGGCATCACACGTCGAGGATTCGGCGCATCCAGTGCCCCTGCTCCAGACTGCCAGAATTATTCGGCCACTCGCCTCGGAGAAGACGTGCTCGCCGTGATGAACGCCCTGCACATCACCAGGCCTGTTCTCATTGGTCACTCGCTTGCCGGCGAAGAGCTTAGTTATATCGGCGCGCATGCTCCTGAGAAAGTAGCTGGGCTCGTCTACCTCGACGCTGCCAACAGCTACGCCTACTACAACGCGTCCGCTTCGCATGGTGACCCCATAGTCGATGCCGAACTGCTGCGCGCAGAGATTCAGGATCTCGTGTTTCCTGCCTCACCAAAAGAGATGAGGACGAGGACCGAACATCTTCTCAACGTCAGCATTCCTCACTATCAGCGAGACCTACAGGAAACCTTGAAACAGTTCGAAGGAATGCCGGACACAATTCCGGGACCGCCTATCACGCCAGACCTCAGAATCGGCGTGGCTATTCAGCGCGGAGTCGAGCGATTCGAGGGCGTCAAATGCCCAGTGCTCGCCATCTTCGCCGATCCCCATAGTTTCGGACCGGCGGGTGCTCAGGACCCATCGAAGCTCGCGCAGATGGTTGCCGAAGACAAGGCCCGCGTTTCAGAGCAAGCCGACGCGTTCCAGGCGGGCAATCCGCAGGCGCGCGTCGTCCGTATCCCAAACGCCGATCACTTCATCTTTCGCTCCAACGAAGCAGACGTGCTTCGCGAAATCAATGCCTTCATGGCGACTCTTCACTAA
- a CDS encoding DeoR/GlpR family DNA-binding transcription regulator encodes MLTSYRKQQLLEMLKADGKLVAKDLSARFDVSEDTIRRDLRELAQEGLLQRVHGGALPASPAIADFAGREQIRHEGKVGIGRTAAGLIQPGQTVILDGGTTAREIARHLPPQLQATVITHSPTIAIELVEHKAVEVILLGGRLFKHSVVSVGAACFEAISRIRADLFFMGVTGIHTQAGLTTGDYEEAAVKRALSNAAAETYVLASAEKWNAASPYLVLGLSEVAGVITEPDIGEAITQPYRELGLSILRG; translated from the coding sequence ATGTTGACTTCTTATCGCAAGCAGCAATTGCTCGAAATGCTCAAGGCCGACGGCAAGCTCGTGGCGAAGGATCTGAGCGCACGGTTTGATGTGTCGGAAGACACGATTCGCCGCGATCTGCGGGAGCTGGCGCAGGAAGGATTGCTGCAGCGGGTGCATGGGGGTGCTCTACCCGCCTCACCCGCGATTGCCGACTTCGCGGGTCGCGAGCAAATCCGTCATGAGGGCAAGGTGGGAATTGGACGGACCGCGGCGGGGCTCATCCAGCCTGGGCAGACGGTGATTCTGGACGGAGGCACTACTGCACGGGAGATTGCGCGGCATCTGCCGCCACAACTCCAAGCAACGGTGATCACGCACAGTCCGACGATCGCGATCGAGCTTGTGGAGCACAAAGCTGTCGAAGTCATTTTGCTGGGGGGGCGGCTCTTCAAGCATTCCGTCGTGTCAGTCGGGGCTGCATGCTTCGAAGCCATCAGCAGAATTCGGGCAGACCTGTTCTTCATGGGCGTGACGGGCATCCATACGCAAGCCGGATTGACGACAGGCGATTACGAGGAGGCCGCAGTTAAACGGGCGCTCAGCAATGCCGCGGCGGAGACGTATGTTCTCGCATCGGCTGAAAAATGGAATGCTGCATCGCCTTATCTCGTCCTGGGTTTGAGTGAGGTTGCTGGCGTGATCACGGAGCCGGACATCGGCGAAGCGATCACGCAGCCATATCGTGAGCTTGGGCTCTCCATTCTGCGGGGATGA
- a CDS encoding PadR family transcriptional regulator — protein sequence MSEAKSEVLQGTLDLMVLKTLYAMGPLHGFGIARRIEQVSDGVLDLNEGTVYTALLRLQQQGWIASKWGTSENNRRARFYSITRQGMKQLDRETENWERVAGVMDRVLKLQKQG from the coding sequence GTGAGCGAGGCAAAATCCGAGGTACTGCAAGGAACACTGGACCTGATGGTTCTCAAAACGCTCTATGCCATGGGGCCTCTTCACGGCTTCGGCATCGCTCGACGTATCGAGCAGGTCAGTGACGGAGTTCTCGACCTGAATGAGGGCACGGTCTACACCGCCCTCCTTCGTCTCCAGCAGCAAGGCTGGATCGCCTCAAAATGGGGTACTAGCGAGAACAACCGCCGCGCACGCTTCTACTCCATCACCAGACAGGGCATGAAACAACTCGATCGCGAGACCGAAAACTGGGAGCGCGTAGCCGGCGTAATGGATCGCGTCCTGAAGCTCCAGAAGCAGGGGTGA
- a CDS encoding NUDIX domain-containing protein: MSFPYQPEVRVLDVRTLSDDWYLLKKTRFALRRRNGVWQEMTRETYDRGDGATVLLYNRERRSVVLTRQFRYPAYVNGHSGMLIEAAAGLLDQASPEERIRAEAEEETGFRIGEVTRVFEAFMSPGSVTERLYFFVAPYELGPRAHQGGGNIDEGEDIEVLELPFEEACKAIENGLIQDGKTIMLLQYAALHLFAERQA, from the coding sequence ATGAGCTTTCCTTACCAGCCCGAGGTCCGCGTTCTGGATGTTCGTACCCTCTCCGACGACTGGTACCTGCTGAAGAAGACCCGCTTTGCCCTTCGACGCCGAAACGGCGTCTGGCAGGAGATGACGCGCGAGACCTACGACCGCGGAGACGGCGCAACCGTCCTCCTCTACAACCGTGAACGCCGAAGCGTCGTCCTCACCCGGCAATTTCGCTATCCCGCCTATGTGAACGGCCATTCTGGAATGCTGATCGAGGCCGCGGCCGGTCTGTTGGATCAGGCGAGCCCGGAGGAGCGAATTCGCGCCGAAGCAGAGGAAGAGACCGGCTTTCGCATCGGCGAAGTCACCCGCGTCTTCGAAGCTTTCATGAGCCCGGGATCCGTCACCGAAAGGCTCTACTTCTTTGTCGCCCCCTATGAGCTTGGACCCCGCGCGCACCAGGGCGGCGGCAACATCGATGAGGGCGAGGACATTGAGGTCCTTGAACTGCCCTTTGAGGAAGCCTGCAAAGCTATCGAAAACGGACTCATCCAGGACGGCAAGACCATCATGTTGCTGCAATACGCCGCCCTGCATCTTTTCGCGGAGCGGCAAGCATGA
- a CDS encoding PadR family transcriptional regulator has translation MPKPGAPPLDADLLQGTLDLLILQTLLPGPAHGHTIAHVIEHRSDEVLQVEHGSLYPALHRLQNRGWIKSEWGPSENNRKARFYRLTAAGRKQLLRQTSRWEQLVAAVNSVLKPARE, from the coding sequence ATGCCAAAGCCCGGCGCACCACCCCTGGATGCCGACCTGCTGCAGGGAACCCTCGATCTGCTCATCCTGCAGACGCTTCTGCCCGGGCCGGCCCACGGACACACCATCGCCCATGTCATCGAACACCGCTCTGACGAGGTCCTCCAGGTGGAGCACGGCTCGCTCTACCCTGCCCTCCACCGCCTCCAGAATCGCGGCTGGATCAAATCGGAATGGGGACCTTCGGAGAACAATCGCAAGGCGCGCTTTTACCGCCTCACCGCCGCCGGTAGAAAGCAGCTTCTGCGCCAGACCAGCCGCTGGGAACAACTCGTTGCTGCCGTAAATAGCGTCTTGAAACCCGCACGGGAGTAG